The Saccopteryx leptura isolate mSacLep1 chromosome 2, mSacLep1_pri_phased_curated, whole genome shotgun sequence genome has a window encoding:
- the ORM1 gene encoding alpha-1-acid glycoprotein 1, with product MALAWALAVFSLLSLSDAQSPTCTNITETITNATLDQLQGKWFYIAAAYRNPEYRKMASDIHAAFFYFDTNYTEDMLPFREYMTVGEQCNYTSESLTLHRENGTLSRYENGREHFGFLMLPKDPKIYMLAAFPGDKQNMGLSFFADKPEVTQEQMEQFYEDLRCMGMDKSEVVYTDEKKDRCQLLEKQHNEERKKESDGSKPDTASD from the exons ATGGCGCTGGCCTGGGCCCTCGCCGTCTtcagccttctctctctgtcGGACGCCCAGAGCCCGACGTGTACCAATATCACGGAGACCATCACCAATGCCACCCTGGACCAG CTCCAGGGCAAGTGGTTTTATATCGCCGCGGCTTACCGCAACCCCGAGTACAGGAAGATGGCTAGCGACATCCACGCAGCCTTCTTTTACTTTGACACCAACTACACAGAGGACATGTTACCGTTCAGAGAGTACATGACTGT CGGGGAGCAGTGCAACTATACTTCCGAGTCCCTGACTCTCCATCGGGAAAATGGAACCTTGTCCAGATATG AGAACGGCAGAGAGCATTTTGGCTTCCTGATGTTACCCAAGGACCCGAAGATCTACATGCTTGCTGCTTTTCCGGGAGACAAGCAGAACATGGGGCTGTCCTTCTTTG ctgaCAAGCCAGAGGTGACCCAGGAGCAGATGGAACAGTTCTATGAAGACCTCAGGTGCATGGGCATGGACAAGTCGGAAGTCGTGTACACCGATGAGAAAAAG GACCGGTGTCAGCTGCTGGAGAAACAACACAacgaggaaaggaagaaggaaagcgATGGGTCCAAGCCGGACACAGCATCAGACTAG